From the Lathyrus oleraceus cultivar Zhongwan6 chromosome 3, CAAS_Psat_ZW6_1.0, whole genome shotgun sequence genome, the window ctggatgtcgaactaaatgttgtgacattcattcccaacagcaggtgctaaagtgtaggatgagtggtttttctggttcagtatttttctcaggatattcttcagggattcaatagcttagagaaaaaccaggaaaccaactactaacctacaattaatgaacctacCAAATAGCCTAGGTGctagcaatctaataagtggaaattagattaacgtgttcaacctttaattcaggaaatacaagtaaaagatatacacactggaacaatgtaacagatgatgtccacaaacaacagtaagacatcatgctgataactgtggaagaaaacaacagaagtgagtgctaggtttgatttctgttgagtccttcttcctgatgcacagaaccaggtgttcatacattctagggtgacatagaatgagatgtcgtgacatctgtgaacctgtgcatattagtacagtagttaataactatcttgctgtattagttacaatgttagatcagatgtcatgacgtggagcataacatctgaattctgactacaccagaatttcaagTTATATCCTTAAACCTGCAAAATATCATATTTGAAAGTGATTCTCAACGGGTGGTTCAAGCTCTCCGGGCCAAGCATAGGGGTAGCTCCGAGTTTAGTTTAATTATTACATCTTTATAGAGTTTGTTACAATTTTATCTTAATTTTAAGGTTAAATTTATCGAGCATCAAACGAATTTGATTGCTCACTCATTAGCAAAGACGATCAATTATTAAACTAGACGTATTATTTTTTATTGAATTCCAGCTTATATCGAACACCATTTAATTAATATATGAGTTAAGTTTGCTTTTGTCtaaaataaattatatttgaAGATACTCTAATAACCTAGTTAAGTTTAATACTTTTATGCTCAAAAGTGCTCTAGTTGTCCTCACATGTTGAATTATTGCAATTTAAACTCAATATTTTATCGATCAATAACTGCAAATGAAAAGTTTCTTCTCCATAAAGCTTCCGCCACTTAGTTGCAATGAAAAAAATTATTTACATAAGGATATCCACAAGTTAACCTTTAAATACAACACCTTTGTTTAATTATTCCACTTATTCAAAAGAGGCCTTCAACACTATTATTTTGTGCCAATTGTGTTTAAGTCATATCTTCCACTTTATGGAATTTACTAAGTATCTTAATACATTTAGTAAGACATCTCCCAGAATGAGATCTTTCTCAATTTCTTGTTTACTATAAAATATTTTAGATTAAGATGCCTACAAGATCTAATAGATTACTAAGTTGACACTCCCATCTTTGATTGATGGTTGCAAATACATACTTGATTGAGGTAAAATTGAAAACTTTTTTCAATTGACTTCTTGGCAAAATGTAATCCATTgcaaatattttatttattatataaatcATTCTTAGCATATCTATAAGGAGTGTCATGACCTCTAACATCATTCTAAAAGGATTGCATATAAATACAACACATTTTTCTTACTCCTTTtacataaattaaaaaaaaatgaaagaggGAAAATGATATTTTTATTAAAGTACTTTTATCATGCTTTGAAAATGATAAAAGTAATAATAATTAGAAgataaaatttttaaaaaaaatacattgAAAATTGAAACGAATCATTTATTTTGTGGTACtcttttattttaaataaatcaCTTATTATAAAACGAAAAGAGTATTTTCTTTAGAATTTGGGTCGCACTTGAAATTCTACTGATCTTAAAGTGAACACATCCctaaatttaatttttaatttgtGCAACCTTTAAAAAGTAAGGAAAGTGATTGCAAATCTTGTGGTTATAAGATAATATGTGGTTATAAATGTATCCCATATCAGTAATTCCTAATTGTATAGCCTTTTTAAACCTTAGAATTTTCCTATATCTTCTAAGTTCTAACACAAGATCTCTATACTAGACAAAACATGGAGTCAAAACATATGTGGCATCTTTGCATTTAAGAAAACCAACCAACAAATATTACTTTCACTATCAATAATTAATAGCACAACATATTTCTCTCCAATCTCCACAACAAATTTGTCCAATAACTCATAAATTATGTCTCATGTCTTTATATATTTAGAAGTATAACACTTTTCACAAACATTGTTCCTGCTTAAGAATTCAGCAAGAAATGTTTCAAAGTTCTACTTTTTCAGTCCATTCAACCATATGACATAATTGAATATCCAAATTTAGCCTGTTTCACTTCATTAGTCTTCATCAAATATTTTTGTATATACCAACTATTTTTAAGGGAGTGAAACCATAATTTCATGATAGCTTGGAGGTTTTAAATGATGACCAAATGCTCCAACAACTTCCAACGCCAACTTGAAGCTTTTGAACTCGCTATGATAAAAGTAATTTCATTCGTATAAAAAACGAAGCATCGTATTATTTAGTTCTTGTCCTAGCTTATTTGTCACACACATACTTAATGTTTGTTTTCCATGTGTCTTGTTTTTTTCCATGAACATTGGATCCAAGAGACCTTTTTTCTTCTTGTCATCTTGTAGAGAGGTTTCAGTTGATCTCTTTCCTGTTCGAATTCCCTTTGCTTTTTTATATCGTCACTAAAATAATCATCAACTTGAACTTATATCTCTAGTACTTATTTTTTAAAATAAGGAGATACTTCTCCTTtaattattttgattttttttctaatAGTTAAATTGTCATGCTAAGGCATTATTATTCTAATAGTTAACGGATAAGGATGTCCCATGGGCGTTCCTCAGAGCTATTGTTATCGGGGTTGTAACGATTTCCAAATCAAAAAATATTGATAGATGTGAGTGTAAGAATTAAATggataaataaaaaaatattggtaAATTTGAGTTTAGAATTAAATGcgttatgattttttttttaaatcctCTTATACGAGgattttataaataaaatatggatttaattgaaatacatgGACAATATAAAAAAATTTTACACAGTCAATTAATCCTACACATCAAAATTAAAATAGAATTGTCAATATAAATCTTTTTACATTAAAAATacatagtaattaatctcataaaataaattattctttttttttttttttaaatcttatAAAAGTGATGTAAAAGTACCATTTTctaatattaaaaaattaatattaaaaaactAAAACAAACCGATTCATTAATATTAAAAAACTAAAACAAACCGATTCATTGATACTCAACCAAACCTAAAAATACAATTTTCTTTTATTATGTTTCATCCTAAACCACTTTATTTCAATACTGCAAACAAAATCtaagtttttttttctttctaaaagTGATGTAAAAGTTCATTGAATATGCTAAGAAAATAATCCCTAAATTAACTTTTTCTGATTGGTCTCAACAATTCTCCCAATACCTACCTAAATTATTCTAGGACTACTAATCTAATCTCATTACGAGAAAATAAAACACACAATTTCGGATAAGAAACATATTAAAACAAGGTAAAAGCATAAATTACATGATTCATTTATTTTACATGCCCCTCATTGTTCGGAAAGCAGATTTATAACACTAATATTCTTAATGATCTGCATCCTCCTCCACCCAAATTTGGAATGAATCATTCTGGTGTTACATTACACATCTTGTTTTTTTATTAAACAGACTTGACCACATAAAGTTACAGACAAATTCACAATTCTTAGTCTAACACAGAATATGCGAATTCATAATTCTTACAGACAAATCAAGAACAAGAATAACAATAAGTTTCTTAACAGATAGATAATGCACTGATTTCAAATCATGGTGCAATAAATTCAATAGTACTGTTTAGAAATGCTATATCTTATTCAGAATTCAAGCAAACTACCTTAGGACTGCTTACTACTACAAATATCAGGATTCAACAAAATTATTCTCCAAGTGCTAACATTCTAATTAGAGAAGTTCAAACATTTTCACCTGATAGACAACAAGCTTTAGCAGCTCTAAAAATCACCACTTATTGTTGTACCAGAATACACCTTTTCCCTCGGTACCTTGATCTGGCTCAACATAGATACACTCTCTTGCTTCCCTCCATAATGCCTTGTAAAACGGTGTTTCGTCCAACCGATAATATTCTCCCAAAATTGGTTTTATTGCCTTGGTAGCCTCCATTGCATGATAATGTGGCATTGTGGAGAACAAGTGATGTGCCACATGAGTGTCTGTAATATTGTGGAAGACCTTGTTCAGGATTCCGTAATCCCTGTCCACAGTTGCTAAAGCTCCTCTCAACCAGTCCCACTCCGAGGAATCGTAATGTGGCAACGCAGGGTGAGTATGCTGCAAAAATGTGATCAACACCAAGAATCCATTGACTACGAGCAGTGGAACTCCGTAAACACACACAACCCAGGCAAGACCTTTGGCCAATGCAACATGATAAAGCCCAAAGCATACTGCAAGTATTGCCGCATCTGATACATATATTTGAAGGCGTTCACGATCTGAGTAAATGGGACCATGTGGGTTAAAGTGGCAAGCAAACCCTTTATAAGGCCTGCCTGAAACATTGAGAGCCAAGTAAAGCGGCCAGCCAAGAGTGAGTGTGATAGTAATAGTGAGGATTCTTCCTAGTGGGTTGTTGCTAAGGTATTTGGAGTACCAATAGATACTGGACTTTTGTTTAGGCACAAATACTTCATCCTTCTCAAGAGAACCAGTGTTGGAATGGTGGCGACGATGGCTATATTTCCATGAAAAGTAAGGGACTAAAAGGGCAGAGTGAAGAACAAGGCCAACTGTATCATCAAGCCATTGGTAGTCACTGAATGCGTGGTGGCCACACTCATGCGCAACAACCCAAACTCCGGTAAGAACGCAACCTTGGACAGCCCAATAGGCAGGCCAGGCCAAGAAAGAGAGCGAGTGAGGAAGGTTCTGGAAGTAATGAGTGGCAATGTAGTAGAGACAGAAGGCTATGGTGAGGTCATAAACAACATAGGAGAATGAATGGATAACAGAACGCTTAAAACAGTGAGGTGGAATGGCCTTCTTGATCTGGCCGAGACTAAATGGAGGCTTTTCAAATGGCACCCGCTTCACAGTGTCATTCTCTGATTTCCTGGTCGAAGGAGGAACAGAGGTTCGGCCACCAGCTCCCATCTTCAGCAACCTGCCATAACACAAAAATACATTTCATTACAACACTCCTTTAAGCACTGAACACAGTTCTACATATACAATTTCTAGTACATTACTTACTACCAAAACTGAAATTTTCAATTTAAGATTATCTGCATATAATAACTGTTTTTATTATACAATTATTAATTTATATTAGATTGTTAGAAACTAGTGATGTTaagaataagaatctcaaaaCCATATCCCAACAAATAAGAACCTCCAAACTCCACCGCAAGTAGGGTGTGTATGTGCAAGTGCCACATAAACAACTCTAAGCCTCTAATCACTCAGCTACGAAAAACTTTATAGTGAACTTTATGCGCCTGAGGAATTTGATTTGCCTAGTGTGTGGTCCATCCTCACGTTCTGTACTTTATTacattattatttttattattaaatttaTATAATGAATCCATAAAGGACAAAACTCATGGAAATAATTTATGGTTTCTAAAGCACAAAAATACAGCTAGCAAAATCAGCATCACTAAACAAACAACAAAAACATCGTGACCCTTGTACACGTCATGGAGATTTTTCTGTATTCAAAACAAGGGACTCTAGATGGTAATTACATATGATGCACATACAAAAGTAAATGTCAAGATCAGAAGTTTACAatattgattaaaaaaattaagaattttagtattaaaaaacaaaatatttAGAATATCACCGATGTCAAAATTgtatatttttattaaaaaattatcATGTTAAATGTAATTTTTATCAGAGATTTATAGATATACTTTTAACTAAtaatattaatttatttgaaaatttgaaaattaatattaaataagTTTATGCACAAAAAGTAATTTAGCATTAATAATAATCATGCGTACACAAGTAGTAATTTTTAATATACTTAAAAAGATCTTATAAATAGACAAGGAGAGAGTAGTATCGTTCATGCGACAATAAAATCAATTGTCTAACTAAAAAGCAATATATTAAAGTTGCCAAAAAGAAATCAATGGCCCGTAATAAAATAATAATGAGTGGTCCCGGCATGTAACATCTACCAAACTTTCCATATGTTTACTGCATACAATATACTAGTATTCTTTATCATATGACATGACTCGGATCTTTTTCACGTGATGTTTACTCTCGTTGTGATACTTTCATTATTCAGTTTTTTAGTAGTGTTATTTGAACACATAAAACTAACACCGTATAAACTGAACGCGTATATCTAAAGAGAgaatgaattaattaaaaaaaaaaagacaaTATACATTCCGCTAATtcaaaattttaaattatttatataatttaacgttttaaaatattttgattaaatTCAAAAACAAAATTCTATACCAAACGGCATATACGGTGTCCAACACCCTTTTGATGACATTTTTCATAATTAAAATAACCGTCAAAAAATAAATAATGGTTTTCTTAATTATGTCCACAAATAAATCATTTTAAAAAATCAAACATTTTATTTTTCAAAGTCCTAAATACACAAATTTCAACCTAAACTTATTCTTTTAAGTTTTTAATTACAGTAATATCTAGGAGTGTATAAGATCTGATTCAAATAAACCAAAAAAATAGATTATGTCCACATGATTTTTGAGAAAAATATTGCATAAAATAGTTGGATGTCGAATAAACTCAAACAACACACCTAATAAAATCATGGGCTATACCGGGTGActaaatttttaattttaatttttttaatttaatgtGTGAAGACTTAGATGTATTTAAACTTTGTTGCTTCATTTAAAACTACTAGTTGATATTTGTAATTATGTGAGAATTGTGGTAATATGTTAAATCAATTTTAAGAAAGAGTAATTTGACCAATCCAACCTACAGACATATGGTTTTATCCATACAGACAAAGAACAAATAATGCTATCGATGATTATTTTACCTTAATCAAATAGATGTACTCTATATGATTTGTGTCATGTTTTTACCCAAACTCAACTCAAACCCTCCTGATATCCTTAGAATACTCTAGCAGTTTCCAATAAATATATATACTGTACAAACTTAATGAAATATCAAGATATTTTTTCTTCTAGCAAGTGCTACAAAGTATATACTCCATACATTATTCTCTCTCTTTTTATAATAAAAAAGCCATTCATCCCGTAAAAAACATAAATAGATTATTTATAAACAGTTTAATGAATCTTACCAAAGCACGTTCACTTTTTAATTGTACCTTCAAAATAAATGCAAAAGGTTGAATATAAATCTAGTTCTTCAAACGTGCCGTCCAATTATTTAAACAATACAAATTGCCGTCTTGGAGGGATTTGATTCTGTTTTACACTCAACTTGGATTCAATAATTCAAATATACACAACTTTCAAAACAAGTTGTCAAAATCTAGTTATAAAAAAATTCATTAACTCACAATCGATGCTGACACGATACAAATTTAAACAAAAACAAATAGTCTCTCCTTCTCATCCGCTCACATCAGTTGAATGAATAAACAAACTCAAACCGAATGAATAAACAAACTCAAACCGAATGAACGAGATCCGCAACAGAAAAATATGCATTCACAAAATTTCAATCAATcgataaaataaaataaattaaacaaGAACAGAACTCTGCAGTTTCACGAGAGATTAGGTTAATCCTGAATATACGGCGAACAATACGGAAATGTGAGATTTCTCATTAGATCTGATAGAGAAATCACGAATGTTGAACGCGGAACATAGAAATAACGGAGGTTCGTTCCAGATACACGGAGGAAAAATAGATACTAAGGATTGTTTCAATATATTGTTCAATATTGATATGAAATTAACAAAATCAGATGAAAATTTtgtaatgaatgaattaagaTCGATGTTAATGTAACAGAAACCGGAAGATCTAAAAAATTGAACGGAAACGATTAAAAGGTGTTAGATCTAATTGTAATGAAAATCAAAAGAGAGCTATGTATGACATTGGAGGGTAAATTtagagaaaagaagaagaaaatacCTGAAAGTGCGAGGATTTTGTGGTTGAAGCGCCGCCGCAGAATGGTTGTGATGAAGAGGGAGGGATAGAAGGGGCGAGGCGAGGCTAATATGTGCGGAATGAAGATGTATTTATTGTGGAACTGGTTTTCTTTGCACCTTCCTCTCCCGGGTCGTGGGACCCACTTGGTATTTTTAACGTGTTGTTCGCAAATTGGGATGTTCACTTTTTCTCTCTCTCACATTCATTTGTTTTTCcctctctctatctctctctaCCAGGGTATACCATTGTCCACGCACAATCCACGTAGTTTTTTTCACCTCCCATGTACCTTTCTATGCCCCCAACGGACTATGGCCATACACCTCATTTCTACACATAGTTTCTCATCAGAAATTATTTGACAACAACTTGTTATTGGACACCATTTTTGAATTCGGTTCTATTTCATTTTAAAGTTCTATTAATAGTTATAAACCTATGTTCAAATAATGTCGTTCTTTTCTCGTATAAATTTAAACTAGATATACTATTTACACAGACACATTTTTCGTCCACTATATGCAACACTTGTTATGATATAACGAAGGCTAATATAATTTGTGCCAAAAGAATATACGCTAGGAAACAAAGGTAAATATATTTGTCTTAAAAGAATGTGTATTTAATTTTTAAACTCAAAATATTATGTTAACGGAGTGAAAAATTCAAGTTCGCAAGGTTAACGATAGAACGGTGGATGATAACTTGATTATGTTATTAATTAGAATATTTTTCCGTTAGTTTAGATGGAGAGGACCCGTCAAATATATGTAAATAATTTAATACTCAAGTTAGCATTGGTCATGGAATTTTTAGGATTAAGAAATGTGTACTTTGGGATGTGGTCGTGTTAAGTTTATATAATTTTGTTGTGGTCGTGTTAAGTTTACATGAACATGAAGTTGTGGTATTAGACTTGGATAAGTTAAAGGTCCAATCTTAAACAATTATCCTCCGGTCATATTGGCACCGCGGGATTGCAGGGGGAGCCATGTGATGGTTTGAAACCGACATTTGTATATTAGGGATGCCTTGTTGGGAATATTGTCAATTAAACATGTAATATTAGTAATTCGTTCAAGGATAGAGTTGTTTAGTGAACATAGGCATTTATTTCACTTTTAATGTGTTTCGTCAATGTGTTGGTGCCACATGTGATGCATAACTCTTAAATATTGAgttttgatcatgatttttcttttttttatgaTTGGTCTTATTGACATCCTATTGTCTTTGAGAACAAGTAAGTTGGCCAAAACATAAATGTTCTCGTCTTAGGCCCAATGAGTAGTCTCTAGATCGAGGTGGATGTGGTGTCATAGCATGATAACCTGGTGACTAGCCGGGAAATTGGCGTAGCAAAGAATGTTGAGATTCTCACCCAACTAAGTGTACGAGCTTGGAAGGGATTCGATTTACTAAAGATAAAGGTTATGACTCTCACACGATTGAGTTTATAAGCTTGGAGGGAAGGTCCATTGTGTTTGAAGACGAGGGTCCTGACTCTCATTCTACCAAAGTGTATGAGCTTGGAGAGAGTTGACTTGATATTAAGTGTAACCAAAATATGTACCCATTCTAGATAAAAAATATGTTAGTCAACAAGTATAAAATTAGTTGAGAGGAAGTTAAATGGTTTGAGGTGTTTCACCAATTACCTTGGTTGGATGTGAATATGTCTTGGCAAATAGTTATCATGCCATCTTTTGTGAGAGAAAAAACAAAATGAAGGGTAAAAAATTCCAGTATTAGTACTTTAGAATGTTATAAATTGATTTAACCAAGATTATTCAATTCCTTTTTCTTGAAAATGATAATTACGTGGATCTATGTGTTGTGCAAGTATAATCATGAGttagttttgatgatgacaattGATGATAATTAGCAAACAACTCTTAAAGATGACAACTCCATAAGTCAAACGACTTTTGGATGTTGAGAGTTCTTTGTGACAATTGACAAATAGGGAGTTAATTGCAATTGTCCATTAAGCTCCTGATGATGGAATATGATCAAGAAGATATCTTAAGCCTCGTAGAATAATTCAAAGATCCAATTAAAGGGTTAATCAATCATTGGATCAAGCAAATGATATTGAAGTCTATAAGAGAGAAAGTGTAAAGCTCACATAGTCTTACACTTAGCATCTTAGAGTGATCAACTTATATTGTAAAAAGTCAAGAGAAAGTCTTGCAAATGTAGATGTATGTGCTTGTCGATACAGTATTTGCAACATTCAGAGTTTACACCAAAATTTATAGAGGTTTGTCCTAACCGCCTGGCCTACATCATCTCCACAAGAATTTATTTTTGAGAGTTCACTATAAAATATGCAATAAGCAATTTATGACCATTTTCACCTTTTGGATATCATTCTATGACACAATCCAAAACTTTACCATCAAGTTGAATTATCTTGATTTACGCAATAGGAAAATCTTTAACGACCTTCGAATAAGAGTAGTTTTTAGATTTTCTATTACAAACTACAATAGGTGTTTGGAAAGTTTTTCTTGTAAATGTACACATGCGGACAAAGTAATTTGTTTTAGCATCAAGCTTAACCCAAAAGATCAATGACAACTTAGCGGTCACATGTTTTGTTTTATCTATTGTCTTCTTCAAAACTCATTAAAGTGCTATGAAACAACCTTTATGCATCCATCATGCCTTTACCTCAAATCCTATAGCTTATTATTTTCATGAAAATCTTCAATAGAAGATGATGAATGAACAACAACATTGAAACCTTCTAAAATATATATGCCATATATTTTAGACATTTTTGTTATACTTGTGAGTGCATTTCTCTTCTAGTTGTATGTTTTGATTGATGTCAAAACTAGAACACTTAGTATTTATGTATATTGGATGGCATCCTCTTAATCTAGGTGTTCATTTTCCTGACTAGGAGTGCATAATCATCCTAGAGTCATTCTTATCCGCTTAGAGTCATTTTCTAAGTCAAAAACAAGGTTTTATgttaaaatgatttttataggTCGACTCATGAAAGTCATAGGTAAACTCATACTGCACAAATAATGTGGAAAATTATTTTCACTCAGCATGCATCAAC encodes:
- the LOC127126234 gene encoding omega-6 fatty acid desaturase, endoplasmic reticulum isozyme 2, which translates into the protein MGAGGRTSVPPSTRKSENDTVKRVPFEKPPFSLGQIKKAIPPHCFKRSVIHSFSYVVYDLTIAFCLYYIATHYFQNLPHSLSFLAWPAYWAVQGCVLTGVWVVAHECGHHAFSDYQWLDDTVGLVLHSALLVPYFSWKYSHRRHHSNTGSLEKDEVFVPKQKSSIYWYSKYLSNNPLGRILTITITLTLGWPLYLALNVSGRPYKGFACHFNPHGPIYSDRERLQIYVSDAAILAVCFGLYHVALAKGLAWVVCVYGVPLLVVNGFLVLITFLQHTHPALPHYDSSEWDWLRGALATVDRDYGILNKVFHNITDTHVAHHLFSTMPHYHAMEATKAIKPILGEYYRLDETPFYKALWREARECIYVEPDQGTEGKGVFWYNNKW